The following nucleotide sequence is from Salvia miltiorrhiza cultivar Shanhuang (shh) chromosome 7, IMPLAD_Smil_shh, whole genome shotgun sequence.
CAAAGAGAAGGTGGGTCTGTTGTGAGACCACCCCTACTTGATGGAAGCAATTATATCTACTGGAAAATGCGAATGACTTCCTTCATTCGTGCGGTCGATGAGAATGCTTGGACTTCTGTTGAAGAAGGATGGACTGTTCCATGTGATGAGGAAGGGAAACCCAAGCCAAGGATCAGGTGGACGTTCAATGAATTGGCTGCTTCAAACGCTAATAAAAAAGCACTAAATTCAATCCAGAATGCAGTTACCATGGAGGTGTTTGCTCTTATATCCATGTGTGCTACCGCAAAAGAGGCGTGGGATGTGCTGATGAGTACGTATGAAGGAAATTCTAAAGTCAAGAAACAACGTCTTCAACAATTAGCCACCAGATTTGAAGAGTTAAAGATGGACGAGAACGAGACAATCAGTATTTTTCATGGCAAAATCCTTGCTATTGCCAACGAGAGTTTCTCACTTGGTGAGAAAATTTCTGAAGAGAAACTGGTGAGAAAGGTGATGCGCGCTTTACCAGAGAGATTCGATTACAAAATTGCTGCTATTGATGAAGCTAGAGATGTGTCTGATATGAAGCTGGAAGAACTCATTGGATCGTTGAGGACGTTTGAGATGAATCTGAGATCTGAGAAAACTGGGAAAGGGAAGAGTATTGCCTTTGTTGCTGATTTCGGGAATAGCAAAAAGAATTCTACAGAATTCGACTCTGATGACTTGGTTGAATCGTTTGCTACATTCACCAAGATTTTTGGTAAAGCCTTCAACAAATTCAAGAAGAAGAATGGCGGCAACAAGGGATTTCAGAATGCCAAGAATTTTCATCCTTCTCAAAGTAAGAATGAACGTGGATTAGAATACAGATCAGGAATTCAATGCCACGAATGTCATGGGTATGGTCATATTAAAGCCGAGTGTGCCAACACATTAAAGAAGCAGAATAAATCCTTCAATGTTTCTCAAAGTGATGATGAAACGGATGACAGTGGGAGCGATTCAGAGGATGAACCAGTTGCTCTTCTAAGCTCTACTGATCTTTCTAAGAAGGAGGAGATTGAGGATGATCCTTTGAAACTTGAGACTGATTCTGACACTGAAGAGAAAACTGTTGCTTATGCTGCGAAAGTGGAGGAAGTTTCTGCCAAAGTCTCTCTGGACGTTGCTACTATGGAAGAGACTGAAAGTGACAATGAGGAACTTGATGAAAGCAACCTGGAGAAAAATTATGAGATGATTTATAAGAAATGTTTGGCGGTGCTGGAATTAAACAAGTCTCTATCA
It contains:
- the LOC130993813 gene encoding uncharacterized protein LOC130993813: MEVFALISMCATAKEAWDVLMSTYEGNSKVKKQRLQQLATRFIYSKVKVWEEIEDRKIESSRSGITQVIGVDSWCIYPVLSAAVFVCLMALQREGGSVVRPPLLDGSNYIYWKMRMTSFIRAVDENAWTSVEEGWTVPCDEEGKPKPRIRWTFNELAASNANKKALNSIQNAVTMEVFALISMCATAKEAWDVLMSTYEGNSKVKKQRLQQLATRFEELKMDENETISIFHGKILAIANESFSLGEKISEEKLVRKVMRALPERFDYKIAAIDEARDVSDMKLEELIGSLRTFEMNLRSEKTGKGKSIAFVADFGNSKKNSTEFDSDDLVESFATFTKIFGKAFNKFKKKNGGNKGFQNAKNFHPSQSKNERGLEYRSGIQCHECHGYGHIKAECANTLKKQNKSFNVSQSDDETDDSGSDSEDEPVALLSSTDLSKKEEIEDDPLKLETDSDTEEKTVAYAAKVEEVSAKVSLDVATMEETESDNEELDESNLEKNYEMIYKKCLAVLELNKSLSMQLNDVSRERDNYKEMYEMQKTELDILKQTMESKMGELEHQQKLVKMMNSGTNKLDEILENGQCSGNKAGLGFQGKGWVPKNDGVKSNDIPTKEANRPPPQNTHRPATYRNMPPKKNHNRAFIPTCHYCGRRGHIRPRCRFFLRDIKINMRNSQNHRPRMNISYVAQNSLGSEFQHSWHLDSGCSNHMTGDAKYLEDIHAVADEEVTFGDGVLAKVIGKGTLNVSGMPKLKNVMLVNGLKANLISISRLCDIKMSVSFDKDKCIVKNGETMFITGKRSSDNCYIVSTNNSHFKAYTDPTESWHQRLGLCIL